The genome window AGGGAATCTGCAGCTTATCGGTAAGGGTGCGGACTTGCTCGGCAATACGTAGGGCCATGTCCTCACCCTCAATCACGCAGGGGCCCGCCATCAGGAAAAACTGACCGGAATCGGTGTGGCGAAAATGGGGCAGAACGTTGGCAAGAGCTTGAATCATGGTAGACGAAGATGGGCCGCCTAAAGCGTGGCAGCTAGTAAATGAATGGAAAGCGGTTGAGCGAGTTGCTAGTAAGAACCCGGCAGCCGCTTCCTTTTTAAACATATAAACAACTCTCGCCCCCGGCGTGGGGGCAAGGAGTTGGTGGCCGTCTCGAAATGAGCGAAGTCGAAATAGGGCGCAAAGTAGGCACGATATTCTTCGCGGGAGCCACCGAAGGGCGGGCCCGGCTGGCTGAACTCTGTATCGAAGAGTAAGCCCATTAGGGTGCCGCCGGGCCGCAGCAGGTGCGCGCACTGCCGGGCGTAAGCCAGCCGCAGGCTAGGATCGAGGGCGCAAAAGAAGGTCTGCTCCACAATGAGGTCAAACGCCGGGGTAGGCTCCAGGGCGAAGAAATCCTGCTGCAACAAATGAGCCGCCGGGAAAGTCGGGACGCGCTGCTGGAAGTCGTGCAGGGGCGCGGGCGCTACATCGGCCACCCACACGTTGGGCCAGCCCTGGCGGTGCAGGTATTCGGCCTCGTAGGCCCGGCCGGCGCCCGGAATCAGGATGCGGCGCTCGTCGGGTAGTCCTAGCTGCCTGAAATAATCCAGCAGCGGTGGCGTTATGCTGCCCGCATCCCAGCCGGTTTGCCCGGCCAAGTAGCGCTGCTGCCAATACGCCGCGTCAAGTTGCGAATCCGGGTGCATATTGTAGCGAGGTTGTACCTTCGGCACTTGCCTGGGTACGGAACTCCGTTATTTTTGCCCTAAAGGTACTACCTCCGCCCGGACTCTCCGGGCCTCACTTAACCCCTCTTGCGATGGAACAAGACCAGAGCCCCGAGCCGAAGAACAACAACCGCGTCCTCCTGATTGTGGCCCTGATTCTGGTGCTGCTTGGCATCAACGGCCTGCTTTTCTACATGAATCAGCAGAAATCCAAGCAGAATGAACAGCTCCAAGCCGACGTAGTAACCAAGGATGCCAAGCTGGAAGAGCAGATTAAGCAGTATGAGGCCCTGAAAGCCGATTATGAGCGGCAAAGCCAGGAAGTGCAGGGCATGGGCCTAGCCAATGACTCGCTGGAGGCCAAGCTAGCCCAAATTAACGCCGACCTACTGAAGCTTCGCTCCTTCCGGGCCGGTAGCTTCAGCATTGCCGAGCAGAATCGGTTCAAGCAGCGCGCCACCAACTTCGAGGCCCAACTGCGGAAGAAAGACGAGGAAATTGCCCAGCTGAAAGCCGACAACGAAGCGCTGTACACCGAGACGACCACGCTGAAAGAGCGCCAAAACAAGCTTACGGACACTATTTCAACGGTAGTGCGCTCCAACCAGGAGCTAAATGAGAAGGTAACTATTGCTTCTCGTCTGCAAGCTGAAAACATTCGGGTGGGAGTTGTCAACAGCCGCGAGAAAGAAAAGTCGGATGAAGACAACGAGTTCAAGGCCAAGCGTGTCGAGAAAATTAAGGTGACCTTCAACCTCGCTCGCAACGACGTGTCGCCGAAGGAAACCAAGCAGATTTTGATGCGTCTGATTGAGCCCGACGGCGCCGCCTTATACAACCTGAGCACCGGGGGCGGCACCTTCATGATTGACGGCGCCGAGGCATTTTACACTGCCAAACAGGACCTCGTATTCGACAACACCCGTCAGCCCGTGCAATTTCTGTACGCTAAAGGTGCCGGCTACAAAACCGGCCTCCACACCGTAGAGCTGTATGAAGGCGGCGTAATGATTGGCAAAACCACCTTCACGCTCAAATAAATCACGGATTTAGCCTGATTTATTGAATGCCACGGATTCGTTCTAGCCTTCTGCGGGCAGAGTAGAATGACAGAGTAGGACAACAAGAAAGGCCTTCCATCTGGAAGGCCTTTCTTATTTGGAGGATGCAGGACGTAGAGCAAATCCGTGTAAACCGACGAATCCGGCTAAATCTGTGATTCGTAGTCGTCTAGCTTCTTGAGGGTAGCCTTGATATTTTCCGTGAACAGCACGACGACCGAGCCGGGCTGCGCCGTGTTGAGCACGTGGTCAATGGCGTCCATTTCGTTTTCGATGTAGGTAATGGGTAGCTCCGGGTTATCCAGGCGTAGGCCGCGGGTCATGATTTCGTGGAGTTCCTCGGCGGTTTTACCGCGCAAGTCCCGATCCTGACGCAGCACCACCTCATCGAAAATACGGCCCGCCACCCGGGCGAAGCTAAGCGTGTCCTCGTCGCGCCGGTCGCCCAGGCCCGACACCACCCCTACCTTGCGGGTCGCCTCCGTGGCGTTCAGAAACTCGGCAAATTTCTCGATGCCGTGGGTATTGTGGGCATAATCCACAATTACCTCGAAGGTCGGAAACTTGTATACATTCATGCGGCCCGGCGTTTTGGCGGCCGAGGGTATAAACGTGCGCAGGGCTTGCTTGATATCGTCCTTGTCGAAGCCGTAGCAGTAGCAAGCCAGGGCCGCAGCCAGCGAATTTTCAATGTTGAATGTAGCCCTACCCCCAAACGTGATGGGGAACTCCGAGGCGCGGTCGATGCGCAGCTTATAGCTGTTCTTATAAATGGTGATGTAGCCCTCCTCGTACACGGCGGCCAGCCCACCACTTTCGGCGTGCTCCCGGATGCGGGGGCTGTGCTCATTCATACTAAAAAGCGCCACTTTGCACTCCAACTTCTCCCGCATGGCGTACACCAAGTCGTTATCGGCGTTGAGTACAGCCCACCCGTTTTTGTGCACCGTACGAGGCAATACGCCCTTAACGGCCGCCATTTCCTCCACCGTATAAATGTCGCGCATCCCCAGGTGGTCAGCCGCTACGTTGGTTACGATGGCCACGTCGCAGGTATGAAAGCCCAGGCCTGAGCGAAGCATGCCGCCCCGCGCCGTTTCCAGCACCGCAAAGTTTACCGTCGGGTCTTTCAGCACAAACTCCGCGCTTTGCCCTCCGGTGCAGTCCCCACTCTGCAATTGCACACCTTGTATATAAATGCCGCTGGTGGTAGTGTGGCCTACCTTGTAGCCTTTGGACGCTACAATATGGGAGAGCAAGTGAGTAGTAGTGGTTTTGCCGTTGGTACCGGTTACAGCGAAAATCGGAATACGAGCCGTGCTGCCGGTTGGGAATAGCATATCCACTACCGGCGCGGCCACGTTCCGGGGCAGGCCCTCGGTGGGGGCAATGTGCATGCGGAAACCAGGCGCCGCGTTAACCTCAATAACGGCCCCGCGCGTCTCGTTCAGCGGAATGGCAATGTCAGACGTCAGTAGGTCAATACCACAGATATCCAAGCCGATAATGCCGGCTACCCGCTCCGCTAGTAACACATTGTACGGGTGTACCAGGTCAGTGACATCCGTGGCGGTGCCGCCTGTGCTGATGTTAGCCGTGCTTTTCAGGTAGAGTTCCTTGCCCGCGGGCAGCACGGAATCTATGGTCAGGTCCTGCACGCGCAGAATGTCCAGCGTGTGCTGATCAGCTTTGATGCTGGTCAGCTCCTTTTCGTGGCCGACACCGCGGCGTGGGTCCTCGTTAATCTTATCAATAAGCTGCTGAATGGTGCTAACTCCATCCCCGGTTACGGCCGCCGGAGTGCGCTTGGCAGCGGCAATGAGTTTACCATTAACTACCAAGAGCCGATAATCGTGGCCCTCAATGAACTGCTCCACAATAACGGCCCGTGAGTACTTCTGCGCGGCTTGTAACCCTTCCACGGCATCTTCCCAATTCATGATGCGGATGGTAGCGCCTTTGCCGTGGTTGCCATCCAGGGGCTTGGTCACGATGGGAAAACCCAAGTCCTCCACGGCGTCACGCAAGCCCGCCTCCGAGTACACTGTGGTGCCATAGGGAACGGGTACGCCCGCGTCCTTCAGCATGGCTTTGGTGCGGTTTTTATTACCCGCTACCTCTACGCCCGCGTGGGAAGTATAGCTGGTAGTAGTAGCCCAAATGCGCTTCTGGTTAACTCCGTAGCCCAGTTGGATAATATTGCTATTCTTGAGTTGGATGTAGGGGATGTTGCGCGAAGCCGCTTCGGCCACAATGCTGTAGGTACTCGGACCAAAAAACTCCTCTTCCCGGATTTCGTGCAGCTCTTCAATGATGGGTTTCAGGTCCACTGGCTGGCCTTTGCATAGATCCTCCACGATGTGCACGGCGGCCTCAGCGGCCACGCGCCCGGCCCGCTCCTCCTGGTAGCAGAACACCACAAAATCTACGCCCTCCTGATGCGCCGGGTACGACTTGCCCCAGATTACCGGCATACCAGCCGTGCGCTGCAGGGCCAGCGCTACCTGCAGAATTACGTAGCCCAGGGGTTCACCGTCGGCTAGCTGCTCCTCGGTAAGCGGTGGGTTTTTCGTCGACGATTTATCTAAATCGCCGGTCTGCGGTTGGGCTAGTTCAGGCAACAGCTTCGGCAGCTGCTCAGCTAAGGCCGGCACGCTGTTCGACCACGTATCGGCCAGATCCTGCAGGTCTACTTTCATCACAATCAGCTTGTGATGTTTCACAGACCAGTAGCTGGGGCCGCGCATTGTGCGGAGGTCAATAATCTTCATGGGAAAAAGATGAAAAGGGAATAAGGATGTACGCTTCTCTACGCGGGAATGAAATGTAGGGATAATGCCGTTGTAATCATTTTTAGCCTATTGGAGGGATAATCCACGCCGTGGCAATATTTGCGGTATAAATATTTATTACAAGCTGCCGTCCCTTAGTTCTGTTACATTGCAACAGGCTGGCTGCAAGCTCAACTCTGCTTTAAGGCTATTAAATGCAAAAACCCCGGTCGGGGCTAATCGACCGGGGCACTAGGCACTCTGAAAACAGGAAAAAGAGGTGACGAGCGGATTCGAACCGCTGTAGGAGGTTTTGCAGACCTCTACCTAGCCACTCGGTCACGTCACCAGTGGTTTTGAGGATGCAAACATACGCCTTAATCCGACTTCAGCCAAGCTAATCAGCGTATTTTCGCTTGTTAACCGGTTAAGTTACTGGATTTCTGCGGCAAATTTTATAGCTCTTTCGTTTCCGCGACAGCGGGAACTGTACTTTCGAGCTTATGGCGCATCAAGCTAGTAACGCGGAATTTGGATTGGCCTTTTAGTCGGAACCCTGATTCCTCGTCACTGGCTTGATGCGCCCAGGCTCGGAAAAACAGCCTTGCTTACCTCTGCAACAAAAAGGCCCCGGATTGCTCCGGGGCCTCTTGTTTATCAAGCCAAATGGCTGGCGAAATTACTCGCCGCCCTGCTCGTTACCTAGCATCTTGTCGCGCAGTGCGGACAGAGCGTCCAGATCACCGAGGGTCGACTTCTCAGCCGTGGCGGGCTTCTTCAGGTCGCTTAGTTTGCCTTCACCCTGAGCGCCAGCAGCGGCACCCGTAGCAGGCTTCTTCTTCGCGAACTTCGAAGCGCGGGAGTCTTCTTCCTGAGCCTGGTTGAACACAGCAGTGTGCGACAGCACGATGCGACGGTCATCCTTCGAGAATTCAACTACGCGGAAGTCCAGGGTTTCGCCGTTCTCAGCGTTGCTGTTGTCTTCCTTCACCAGCGACTTGGGGTACGCGAAGCCTTCGATGCCGTAGGGCAACTCGAGCACCGCACCACGGTCGTTTTTCTCGGTGATGGTAGCCTTATGCACCGAGCCGGGAGTAAATACCGTCTGGAACGTATCCCAGGGGTTTTCTTCCAGCTGCTTGTGGCCCAGGGCCAGA of Hymenobacter sublimis contains these proteins:
- the cphA gene encoding cyanophycin synthetase, which codes for MKIIDLRTMRGPSYWSVKHHKLIVMKVDLQDLADTWSNSVPALAEQLPKLLPELAQPQTGDLDKSSTKNPPLTEEQLADGEPLGYVILQVALALQRTAGMPVIWGKSYPAHQEGVDFVVFCYQEERAGRVAAEAAVHIVEDLCKGQPVDLKPIIEELHEIREEEFFGPSTYSIVAEAASRNIPYIQLKNSNIIQLGYGVNQKRIWATTTSYTSHAGVEVAGNKNRTKAMLKDAGVPVPYGTTVYSEAGLRDAVEDLGFPIVTKPLDGNHGKGATIRIMNWEDAVEGLQAAQKYSRAVIVEQFIEGHDYRLLVVNGKLIAAAKRTPAAVTGDGVSTIQQLIDKINEDPRRGVGHEKELTSIKADQHTLDILRVQDLTIDSVLPAGKELYLKSTANISTGGTATDVTDLVHPYNVLLAERVAGIIGLDICGIDLLTSDIAIPLNETRGAVIEVNAAPGFRMHIAPTEGLPRNVAAPVVDMLFPTGSTARIPIFAVTGTNGKTTTTHLLSHIVASKGYKVGHTTTSGIYIQGVQLQSGDCTGGQSAEFVLKDPTVNFAVLETARGGMLRSGLGFHTCDVAIVTNVAADHLGMRDIYTVEEMAAVKGVLPRTVHKNGWAVLNADNDLVYAMREKLECKVALFSMNEHSPRIREHAESGGLAAVYEEGYITIYKNSYKLRIDRASEFPITFGGRATFNIENSLAAALACYCYGFDKDDIKQALRTFIPSAAKTPGRMNVYKFPTFEVIVDYAHNTHGIEKFAEFLNATEATRKVGVVSGLGDRRDEDTLSFARVAGRIFDEVVLRQDRDLRGKTAEELHEIMTRGLRLDNPELPITYIENEMDAIDHVLNTAQPGSVVVLFTENIKATLKKLDDYESQI
- a CDS encoding methyltransferase domain-containing protein, with the translated sequence MHPDSQLDAAYWQQRYLAGQTGWDAGSITPPLLDYFRQLGLPDERRILIPGAGRAYEAEYLHRQGWPNVWVADVAPAPLHDFQQRVPTFPAAHLLQQDFFALEPTPAFDLIVEQTFFCALDPSLRLAYARQCAHLLRPGGTLMGLLFDTEFSQPGPPFGGSREEYRAYFAPYFDFAHFETATNSLPPRRGRELFICLKRKRLPGSY